The Roseicyclus marinus genome has a segment encoding these proteins:
- a CDS encoding hydrogen peroxide-inducible genes activator produces the protein MPTLQQLRYLALIDETLHFGRAADRAHVTQPTLSAQLAALETKLGLQLVERSRARVVMTPEGHEIAVRARRILREVEEITELAGRGRQPLGGTIRVGVVASLGSYFLPLVIPDLHAAHPDLRLYVREGIASDLMTRLDEGGLDLLFIPLPVRGGDLDTARLFREPLLAVAANDHPLAQLQAIPRDRLRGETILSLEPGHKLHEQVSQICAATGAQISLDYGATSLDTIRQMVGMGLGLSLLPALYVRSEVQPNRLVTARPLSGPQPFRTVGMVWRARAARAAEYAELAQILRGILRKTAPEVTVVD, from the coding sequence ATGCCGACGCTTCAGCAACTCCGCTACCTCGCGCTCATCGACGAAACCCTGCATTTCGGGCGGGCCGCCGACCGCGCCCATGTGACCCAACCCACGCTTTCGGCGCAGCTTGCCGCGCTCGAGACGAAACTGGGCCTGCAACTGGTCGAACGCTCGCGCGCGCGGGTCGTGATGACCCCCGAAGGTCACGAGATCGCGGTGCGCGCCCGCCGCATCCTGCGCGAGGTCGAGGAAATCACCGAATTGGCAGGCCGCGGGCGCCAACCGCTCGGCGGCACGATCCGGGTGGGCGTCGTGGCCTCGCTCGGCTCCTATTTCCTGCCGCTCGTCATCCCCGACCTGCATGCCGCCCACCCCGATCTGCGCCTTTATGTGCGCGAGGGCATCGCCAGCGATCTCATGACCCGGCTGGACGAGGGGGGCCTTGACCTCCTGTTCATCCCGCTGCCCGTGCGCGGCGGCGATCTGGATACCGCGCGGCTGTTCCGCGAACCGCTTCTGGCGGTGGCGGCCAATGATCACCCCTTGGCGCAGCTGCAGGCGATCCCGCGCGACCGGTTGCGCGGCGAAACGATCCTGTCGCTCGAACCCGGCCACAAGCTTCACGAACAGGTCAGCCAGATCTGCGCCGCGACCGGTGCGCAGATCAGCCTCGACTACGGCGCGACCTCGCTCGACACGATCCGCCAGATGGTGGGGATGGGGCTTGGCCTGTCGCTTCTGCCTGCCCTTTACGTCCGTTCCGAGGTGCAGCCGAACCGCCTCGTGACCGCGCGCCCGCTCTCGGGCCCGCAGCCGTTCCGCACCGTCGGCATGGTCTGGCGGGCGCGCGCGGCACGGGCGGCGGAATATGCCGAACTGGCCCAGATCCTGCGCGGCATCCTGCGCAAGACCGCGCCCGAAGTCACCGTTGTCGACTGA
- a CDS encoding LysR family transcriptional regulator, giving the protein MPETLPKGLTLRGLEVFETLARTGSVAETAERLGLSAPAVSQQLRNLSLTLGVELVDHSRRPMVLTPAGRLFLERAETALQALRAGQRGLAMLDLADLSALSLGVIEDFENEVTPQLATDLAEAMTQCAFRLVTGASHALHAQIARRELDIAICAAGSPSPAGSLTHPLIDDPYILAVPKGTDVAGGLAALRSLTFLRRDPDQVMGQQIERYLAATGLSLPNRFEMDSNQSISALVAGGTGWTITTPLSLLRAGRFAGGIDAHPLPGQPMSRRIVLYATTDWSGPIPAQIAARARDLIEDRFASPGRERMPWLTESFRVLRAIDADPATS; this is encoded by the coding sequence ATGCCCGAGACCCTTCCCAAAGGCCTGACATTGCGGGGGCTCGAAGTCTTCGAGACCCTCGCGCGCACCGGCTCGGTGGCCGAAACCGCCGAACGGCTGGGCCTCAGCGCGCCAGCCGTCTCCCAGCAATTGCGCAACCTCAGCCTGACGCTCGGCGTCGAACTGGTCGACCATTCCCGCAGGCCCATGGTCCTCACCCCGGCGGGCCGCCTGTTCCTCGAACGGGCCGAAACCGCGCTTCAGGCCCTGCGCGCGGGACAGCGCGGGCTTGCGATGCTCGACCTTGCCGACCTGTCGGCGCTGTCCTTGGGCGTGATCGAGGATTTCGAGAACGAGGTGACGCCCCAGCTCGCCACCGATCTGGCCGAGGCGATGACGCAATGCGCCTTCCGGCTCGTCACCGGGGCCAGCCACGCGCTCCACGCCCAGATCGCGCGGCGCGAGCTTGATATCGCGATCTGCGCGGCGGGCAGCCCCAGCCCCGCCGGCAGCCTCACCCATCCGCTGATCGACGACCCCTATATCCTTGCCGTCCCCAAGGGCACCGATGTGGCCGGCGGGCTCGCCGCGTTGCGCAGCCTGACCTTCCTGCGCCGCGACCCCGACCAGGTCATGGGCCAGCAGATCGAACGCTACCTTGCCGCGACCGGCCTCAGCCTGCCCAACCGCTTCGAGATGGACAGCAACCAGTCGATCAGCGCGCTTGTCGCCGGGGGCACCGGCTGGACCATCACCACCCCGCTCAGCCTGTTGCGGGCAGGAAGGTTCGCGGGCGGCATCGATGCCCATCCCCTGCCCGGCCAACCGATGTCACGCCGGATCGTGCTTTATGCCACCACGGACTGGAGCGGCCCGATCCCCGCCCAGATCGCCGCACGCGCCCGCGACCTGATCGAGGATCGTTTCGCCAGCCCCGGACGCGAACGGATGCCCTGGCTGACCGAAAGTTTCCGGGTTCTGCGGGCCATCGACGCCGATCCCGCCACATCCTGA
- a CDS encoding adenylate kinase, whose amino-acid sequence MTDAATRTRPVNLILLGPPGAGKGTQARMLQDAFGLVQLSTGDLLRGAVAAGTEAGLAAKAVMERGELVSDAIVLNVLRERLAEPDVAAGIILDGFPRTAGQAAALDDLMGARGQQIDAVISLVVDDEAMVGRVSGRYTCASCGEGYHDQFKQPAAAGACDKCGGTQMKRRPDDNAETVRTRLNAYHADTAPLIDYYAARGTLTEIDAMAEIEVVRQGLAAIVGNLTTA is encoded by the coding sequence ATGACCGACGCCGCCACGCGCACCCGCCCCGTGAACCTGATCCTGCTCGGGCCTCCGGGCGCGGGCAAGGGCACGCAGGCGCGGATGCTGCAAGATGCCTTCGGCCTCGTGCAGCTCTCGACCGGCGACCTCCTGCGGGGGGCCGTCGCTGCGGGCACCGAAGCCGGTCTCGCCGCCAAGGCCGTGATGGAACGCGGCGAGCTTGTCAGCGATGCCATCGTCCTCAACGTGCTGCGCGAACGGCTGGCCGAACCCGATGTGGCGGCGGGGATCATCCTCGACGGGTTTCCCCGCACCGCCGGTCAGGCTGCGGCGCTCGACGATCTGATGGGCGCGCGCGGCCAGCAGATCGACGCCGTCATCAGCCTCGTCGTCGATGACGAGGCGATGGTGGGCCGCGTCTCGGGCCGCTACACCTGCGCCTCCTGCGGCGAAGGCTATCACGACCAATTCAAGCAACCCGCCGCGGCGGGCGCTTGCGACAAATGCGGCGGCACGCAGATGAAGCGCCGCCCCGATGACAATGCCGAAACGGTGCGGACGCGGCTCAACGCCTACCACGCCGATACCGCGCCGCTCATCGACTATTACGCCGCCCGCGGCACCCTGACCGAGATCGACGCCATGGCCGAGATCGAGGTGGTGCGCCAAGGGCTGGCCGCGATCGTGGGAAACCTCACGACCGCCTGA
- a CDS encoding DUF4212 domain-containing protein has product MANKPDNNAYWAANLRLVTICLVIWALCSYGLAILLRPLISGIAVGGTDLGFWFAQQGSILVFLVLIFFYAWRMNKLDKEHGVDEE; this is encoded by the coding sequence ATGGCTAACAAGCCGGATAACAACGCATACTGGGCCGCGAACCTGCGCCTGGTCACGATCTGTCTCGTGATCTGGGCATTGTGTTCGTACGGCCTTGCGATCCTGCTGCGTCCGCTGATCAGCGGCATCGCGGTGGGCGGCACGGACCTGGGCTTCTGGTTTGCCCAGCAGGGATCGATCCTCGTCTTCCTCGTCCTGATCTTCTTCTACGCCTGGCGTATGAACAAGCTCGACAAGGAACATGGCGTGGACGAAGAATAA
- the acs gene encoding acetate--CoA ligase, whose amino-acid sequence MTTDTQTRPSLLPDAHVDAARYDQMYAASIADPDAFWGEQGKRIDWIKPYTKVKNTSFGPGDVHIKWYEDGTLNVAANCIDRHLATRGDQTAIIFEPDEPTDPAQHITYNQLAENVGRFANVLKELGVRKGDRVVIYLPMIPEAAYAMLACARIGAVHSIVFAGFSPDALAARMNGCEAKLVITSDGAPRGGRVTELKDNVNKAMLHVTHDAKCLVVKRTGQQVAWVQDRDVWYDDIAARVSSDCPPEEMNAEDPLFILYTSGSTGQPKGVVHTTGGYLVYASLTHQMTFDYKDGDIFWCTADVGWVTGHSYIVYGPLANGAITLMFEGVPTYPDAGRFWAVCEKHKVNQFYTAPTAIRALMGKGPDYVNKYDLSSLKLLGSVGEPINPEAWNWYNTHVGKGRCPIVDTWWQTETGGHMMTPLPGAHELKPGAAQKPFFGVKPLVLEPTSGEVIEGNGVEGVLVLADSWPGQMRTVWGDHDRFVKTYFSDYKGYYFSGDGCRRDADGDYWITGRVDDVINVSGHRMGTAEVESALVAHEAVSEAAVVGYPHPIKGQGIYCYVTLMADETPTDELKKKLSDWVREEIGPIAKPDVIQWAPGLPKTRSGKIMRRILRKIAENDFGSLGDTSTLADPSVVDELIANRAKQ is encoded by the coding sequence TTGACCACCGATACCCAGACCCGCCCCAGCCTTCTGCCCGATGCGCATGTCGATGCCGCCCGCTACGACCAGATGTATGCCGCATCCATCGCCGACCCCGATGCCTTCTGGGGTGAACAGGGCAAGCGGATCGACTGGATCAAGCCCTACACCAAGGTCAAGAACACCTCCTTCGGGCCCGGCGATGTCCACATCAAGTGGTATGAGGACGGCACCCTGAACGTCGCCGCCAATTGCATCGACCGCCATCTCGCCACCCGCGGCGACCAGACCGCGATCATCTTCGAACCTGATGAGCCGACCGATCCGGCGCAGCACATCACCTACAACCAGCTGGCAGAAAACGTCGGCCGCTTCGCCAATGTGCTCAAGGAACTGGGCGTCCGGAAGGGCGACCGCGTCGTCATCTACCTGCCGATGATCCCCGAAGCCGCCTATGCGATGCTCGCCTGCGCGCGGATCGGCGCGGTCCATTCCATCGTCTTCGCGGGCTTCTCGCCCGACGCGCTCGCCGCGCGCATGAACGGCTGCGAGGCCAAGCTCGTCATCACCTCCGACGGCGCCCCGCGCGGTGGCCGCGTGACCGAGCTCAAGGACAACGTCAACAAGGCCATGCTGCATGTCACCCATGACGCCAAGTGCCTTGTCGTCAAGCGCACCGGCCAGCAGGTCGCCTGGGTCCAGGATCGCGACGTGTGGTACGACGATATCGCCGCCCGCGTCTCTTCCGATTGCCCGCCCGAGGAAATGAACGCCGAAGATCCGCTGTTCATCCTCTACACCTCCGGCTCCACCGGCCAGCCCAAGGGCGTGGTCCACACCACCGGCGGCTACCTGGTCTATGCCTCGCTGACCCACCAGATGACCTTCGACTACAAGGACGGCGATATCTTCTGGTGCACCGCCGACGTGGGTTGGGTGACCGGCCACAGCTACATCGTCTATGGTCCGCTGGCAAACGGCGCGATCACGCTCATGTTCGAGGGCGTGCCGACCTATCCCGATGCCGGCCGCTTCTGGGCCGTGTGCGAAAAGCACAAGGTCAACCAGTTCTACACCGCCCCCACCGCGATCCGCGCCCTGATGGGCAAGGGGCCGGATTACGTGAACAAATACGACCTTTCCTCGCTGAAACTGCTGGGCTCGGTCGGCGAACCGATCAACCCCGAGGCGTGGAACTGGTACAACACCCATGTCGGCAAGGGCCGCTGCCCCATCGTCGACACCTGGTGGCAGACCGAAACCGGCGGCCACATGATGACGCCGCTGCCCGGAGCGCATGAGCTGAAACCGGGTGCCGCTCAAAAGCCCTTCTTCGGGGTCAAGCCGCTCGTGCTCGAACCCACCTCCGGCGAGGTGATCGAGGGCAATGGCGTCGAGGGCGTGCTGGTTCTGGCCGACAGCTGGCCGGGCCAGATGCGCACCGTCTGGGGCGATCACGACCGCTTCGTGAAAACCTATTTCTCCGACTACAAGGGCTACTATTTCTCCGGCGACGGCTGCCGCCGCGATGCGGATGGCGATTACTGGATCACCGGCCGCGTCGATGACGTGATCAACGTCTCGGGCCACCGCATGGGCACCGCCGAGGTCGAAAGCGCGCTCGTCGCCCACGAAGCCGTGTCCGAGGCCGCCGTGGTCGGCTACCCGCATCCGATCAAGGGCCAGGGCATCTATTGCTACGTGACCCTCATGGCCGACGAGACCCCCACCGACGAGCTCAAGAAAAAGCTCTCCGACTGGGTCCGCGAGGAAATCGGCCCGATCGCCAAGCCCGATGTCATCCAATGGGCCCCCGGCCTGCCCAAGACCCGCTCGGGCAAGATCATGCGCCGCATCCTGCGCAAGATCGCCGAGAATGATTTCGGCAGCCTTGGCGACACCTCCACCCTCGCCGATCCGTCGGTGGTCGATGAGCTGATCGCCAACCGGGCCAAGCAGTGA
- a CDS encoding hydrogen peroxide-inducible genes activator: MAISAPPITLRQMRYLLALEETQHFREAAESCGISQPSLSVQIKTLEDALGLTLVERGRGPVRLTLAGREVARRAREILDATQGILDLSVTLKSGLGGTIRLGTSVTLGPYLMPHVVGDLRETNPDLRLYIREATPRDLLRELHDGVHDLILTQLPVSGATLSTARLFREPLSVAMPNGHPLAAREMLTNEDLTHQTILSLSPAYALYDLISAVCAETGADLSREYEGTSLDALRQMVAMNMGLTFLPALYVESEIEGRARDVAIRPFRGRRFARSVGLVWRSASGAGPAYERLAAAMRDTARRFPQLVIEG; this comes from the coding sequence ATGGCCATTTCCGCTCCTCCCATCACGCTGCGCCAGATGCGCTATCTCCTCGCGCTCGAGGAAACGCAGCATTTCCGCGAGGCCGCCGAAAGCTGCGGCATCTCGCAACCCTCGCTGTCTGTGCAGATCAAGACGCTCGAAGACGCGCTTGGCCTGACGCTCGTGGAACGCGGGCGCGGACCGGTGCGCCTCACGCTCGCAGGGCGCGAGGTCGCCCGCCGCGCGCGCGAAATCCTCGATGCGACCCAGGGCATCCTCGACCTGTCGGTCACGCTGAAATCGGGGCTTGGCGGCACGATCCGGCTGGGCACCTCGGTCACGCTCGGCCCCTATCTCATGCCCCATGTCGTGGGCGACCTGCGCGAAACCAACCCCGATCTGCGGCTCTACATCCGCGAGGCGACACCGCGCGACCTGTTGCGCGAATTGCACGACGGCGTCCACGACCTGATCCTGACGCAGCTGCCCGTCTCGGGCGCGACCCTCTCGACCGCCCGGCTGTTCCGCGAACCCCTTTCCGTGGCCATGCCCAACGGCCATCCACTCGCCGCGCGCGAGATGTTGACGAACGAGGATCTGACCCACCAGACGATCCTGTCACTCTCGCCCGCCTATGCGCTCTATGACCTGATCTCGGCGGTCTGCGCCGAAACCGGGGCCGATCTGTCGCGCGAATACGAAGGCACCTCGCTCGATGCCCTGCGCCAGATGGTGGCGATGAACATGGGCCTCACCTTCCTGCCCGCGCTCTATGTCGAAAGCGAGATCGAGGGCCGCGCGCGCGACGTGGCGATCCGCCCCTTCCGGGGACGGCGTTTTGCCCGGTCCGTGGGTCTTGTCTGGCGCTCCGCCTCGGGGGCGGGTCCGGCCTATGAACGCCTGGCCGCCGCGATGCGCGACACCGCGCGCCGTTTCCCGCAACTGGTGATCGAAGGCTGA